The segment ATGAATTAGCAGGAATGGCACAAGTTTTACAGTCTCAATCATTAAATGAAACCTCAATTAAGCATACTGAACCTGTTATTGATACCTGCGGAACCGGAGGAGATGGTGCATCAACTTTTAATATTTCTACCGCAGTGGCATTTGTTGCCGCAGCAGCAGGGGTAAAAGTCGCCAAACATGGCAACCGTTCCGCCTCCAGTAAAGTCGGTTCTGCCGATGTTTTAGAATATTTAGGGGTTAAACTTTCTGCACCATCAGAGAAGGTAGCAGGGGCATTAGATGAAGTGGGAGTTACCTTTTTGTTTGCCCCAGGATGGCATCCAGCGATGAAATATGTTGCCCCCTTGAGGAAAACTTTAAAAGTGCGGACTATCTTTAATTTATTAGGTCCATTAGTTAATCCTTTACGTCCTACGGGGCAAGTTATTGGCGTTTATTCCCCTGAATTTATGATGCCAATGGCTGAAGCTTTGAATCAATTAGGGATTAGTAAAGCAATGGTTATTCATGGACGAGAAAAACTCGATGAAGCTGGCTTAGGGGATGCAACGGATATGGCTTTGTTAACGGAAAAAACTCTTGGTTCTGGTTATTTAATGCCTTCAGAATTGGGCTTGACTTTTGCGCCTTTATCTGCTTTAAAAGGGGGAGAAGTTGAAGAAAATGCAGCCATTTTAAAAGCGGTTTTACAGGGTAAAGGAACGGTTGCTC is part of the Rippkaea orientalis PCC 8801 genome and harbors:
- the trpD gene encoding anthranilate phosphoribosyltransferase produces the protein MTQDSTNLWPELLQQLLDKQSLSQLQASQLMEGWLSEAIPPVISGAILVAIQLKGVSGDELAGMAQVLQSQSLNETSIKHTEPVIDTCGTGGDGASTFNISTAVAFVAAAAGVKVAKHGNRSASSKVGSADVLEYLGVKLSAPSEKVAGALDEVGVTFLFAPGWHPAMKYVAPLRKTLKVRTIFNLLGPLVNPLRPTGQVIGVYSPEFMMPMAEALNQLGISKAMVIHGREKLDEAGLGDATDMALLTEKTLGSGYLMPSELGLTFAPLSALKGGEVEENAAILKAVLQGKGTVAQLDAVALNASLALQVGEVVPWGDHRQGIATAKEILNSGVAWDKLEELVKFLR